A window of Borrelia sp. A-FGy1 contains these coding sequences:
- a CDS encoding phosphoribosyltransferase has protein sequence MKKFISYEEIRVNGIKLAYKIYKDGFIPDIIYVSLRGGAYLGNIISEFFKFIKIEKPLLYAAVVARSYSVYNSQKEIMIDGWTYDPKYLRTGDNILFVDDIFDTGRTIMHLKEKVLSRGIDSQNIKIAVYDYKNRGNVKYEPDYYVNKYSGTEVNTWIHYCNHELIGLTEDEHKLNFKIIDDELSDILKFLSKKV, from the coding sequence GTGAAAAAATTCATTTCTTATGAAGAAATAAGGGTAAATGGAATTAAACTCGCTTATAAAATATACAAAGATGGATTTATTCCTGATATTATTTATGTTTCTTTAAGAGGGGGAGCTTATCTTGGTAATATTATTAGTGAGTTTTTTAAATTTATTAAGATTGAAAAACCCCTTCTTTATGCTGCTGTTGTAGCAAGGTCTTACAGTGTATATAATTCTCAAAAAGAGATAATGATAGATGGATGGACTTATGATCCTAAATATTTAAGAACAGGAGATAATATTTTATTTGTTGATGATATTTTTGATACTGGCCGTACAATTATGCATTTGAAAGAAAAAGTTCTTTCTAGAGGCATAGACAGTCAAAATATTAAAATTGCTGTTTATGATTATAAAAATAGAGGGAATGTGAAATATGAGCCTGATTATTATGTAAATAAATATTCAGGTACAGAGGTAAATACTTGGATTCATTATTGTAATCACGAATTAATAGGTTTAACAGAAGATGAACATAAGCTAAACTTTAAAATTATAGATGATGAATTAAGTGATATTTTAAAATTTTTGTCAAAAAAAGTTTAA
- the asnS gene encoding asparagine--tRNA ligase: MYKSIKDIIDNPIIESKITVKGWIRTKRSNGKISFVEINDGSNIKGIQAVIDEEDSKFQEEELKRLVTGASISLTGILTLSPAKGQKHEIKTISFDIIGETNQETYPLQKKRHSFEFLREIPHLRIRTNTFGAIARIRNQISYKIHEYFQKNGFIYVNTPIITSNNGEGCGEMFRVSTLDFNNIEKGKEINFKDDFFGREVFLDVTGQLHGEAYAMALSKIYTFGPTFRAENSNTTRHASEFWMIEPEIAFYTLEENIKLAENCLKYVLKEVMNNCSQDMEFFENFIEKGLIKKIENVINSKFEVISYTQAIKKLEKTNKNFEIKPYWGIDLQTEHERYLTEEIFKKPTVIIDYPKEFKAFYMKINEDNKTVKGMDILVPRIGEIIGGSEREDNLEKLNKRIKELNLDVEALNWYLDLRRFGSTPHSGFGLGLERLVQYVTGMTNIRDVIPFPRTPKNICF; encoded by the coding sequence ATGTACAAAAGTATAAAAGATATTATAGACAACCCTATAATAGAAAGTAAAATCACAGTAAAAGGATGGATTAGGACAAAGCGTAGTAATGGTAAAATTTCATTCGTCGAAATAAATGACGGCTCAAATATTAAGGGAATACAAGCTGTGATTGACGAAGAAGACTCTAAATTTCAAGAGGAAGAACTTAAAAGACTTGTAACAGGAGCAAGCATATCTTTAACAGGTATTCTAACTTTAAGCCCTGCAAAAGGACAAAAACACGAAATTAAAACAATAAGTTTCGATATAATTGGAGAAACAAATCAAGAAACATATCCTTTACAAAAAAAAAGGCATTCTTTTGAATTCTTAAGAGAAATTCCTCACTTAAGAATACGAACTAATACATTTGGAGCTATTGCCAGAATTAGAAATCAAATTTCTTATAAAATTCATGAATACTTCCAAAAAAATGGATTTATATATGTAAATACTCCAATAATCACATCAAATAATGGGGAAGGATGTGGAGAAATGTTTCGAGTTTCCACTTTAGATTTTAATAATATTGAAAAGGGTAAAGAAATTAACTTTAAAGATGATTTCTTTGGAAGAGAAGTATTTCTTGATGTAACTGGACAATTACACGGTGAAGCATATGCAATGGCCTTATCAAAAATATATACATTTGGTCCGACATTTAGAGCAGAAAATTCCAATACAACACGACATGCCTCAGAATTCTGGATGATTGAACCTGAAATAGCATTCTATACACTTGAAGAAAATATTAAATTAGCAGAAAATTGCCTTAAATATGTTCTCAAAGAAGTTATGAACAATTGTAGTCAAGATATGGAATTCTTTGAAAATTTTATTGAAAAAGGTCTAATAAAAAAAATTGAAAACGTAATAAATTCAAAATTTGAAGTTATTAGCTATACTCAAGCGATTAAAAAACTCGAAAAAACAAATAAAAATTTTGAGATAAAGCCTTATTGGGGAATAGATCTGCAAACAGAACATGAAAGATATTTAACAGAAGAAATTTTCAAAAAACCCACGGTAATTATAGATTATCCAAAAGAATTTAAAGCATTTTACATGAAAATAAATGAAGACAATAAAACTGTGAAAGGAATGGATATTTTAGTTCCACGAATCGGAGAAATTATTGGAGGCAGTGAAAGAGAAGACAATCTAGAAAAATTGAATAAAAGAATAAAAGAGCTAAACTTGGATGTTGAAGCTCTTAATTGGTATTTAGATTTAAGGAGATTTGGATCAACCCCTCATTCCGGATTTGGACTTGGCCTTGAAAGGTTAGTTCAATATGTAACGGGAATGACTAACATTAGAGATGTGATACCATTTCCAAGAACTCCTAAAAATATTTGCTTCTAA